The Falco cherrug isolate bFalChe1 chromosome 3, bFalChe1.pri, whole genome shotgun sequence genome segment CAGGCTGACAGGAATATAAAGGCCCTAATTTAGGCAAACAGAACAATGAATGCCTGCATTACCACCTGTATACCATTACATTATATTTAGGATGGTCAGcaacttactaaaaaaaaaattacaggctGTAGAAATCTTTCCCTTGGAACCTAAAAGAATCTTACTCAGTTCATGTCTTCAGTAAACTGCCACAGAAGCAATACTGCATCTACTTCTCACTGCTTGCTACCATTCTAAGTTAAAATTCTCACAGCACTTGTGGTTAATAAAGGACTGTCTCATGAGCTTAGTTTTGATGGTGATGTTGGCTGAATTGTCTAATTTACTGATGTTTGGGAAACAACAAAAGTATCGTGAGTGCTTTTCCAAATTGCGTGCCTTCTGCAATTATTCTGCATTAtcttttcttggaaataaaacataaaagcagTAGGTTTATAATGTAACAGCTTATATGAATGAGCAAAAAGGTGGCAATTCTAGATGATGCTTTATTCTCTTGTTTGCCCAGAACAGTTTAGCATCTTTAAAGGGCAATTCAATCTATTTGCAACTTACAGCTTGCAAAAAATGTCTGAAGCTTGGAAAAACATTACCTAAGGTGACAAAACTAAGCCTAACAGTGAATACTGTCATGCAAAATCTCACTACAACTTACAACCAGTGACCgtaacatttttgcttctctctgtAGAATATTGCATACCGTTACTACTTCAAGTTTAAATGACATTTGTGGGAAATTACATTTAGTAGGAAAAACAGCTCATGGCTTACATCACTGATCACACAATCTCAAAGAGTTCCAGCTTTTTACACTCTTTCCACTGCACGAGTGACCAGTACTTTTCTTGCTCATCTGGGGCTGAAGTGCAAAGAGCAATATTAAGATTGAGGTAGCCTTTGATACAAGGCTTCCAGAAATCTAACAATACACTATTTATAATGAGGTCAGTTCTACTTACAATCTTGGAAAACGCAGGTGCCTAAAAAACTAAATTATGCTAGTTCTCACCCTGTTAATCCTAAACTAATTTCAAAGTCATGCATAATCAGGCATGGAGTAGGCTTCATGAGataacaacaaataaaaaagcctcTTGATTTTGCTCCAACGTGTAAGCAACAACGGTTAGACTAACAACAGTGGCAGCAATTTTTGCCACCCTTGTGACTAATTATGAATAACTTCCTTGCTACAGAATCCTCCAAAAAACCATATGAGAATTCTGCAGCCAGTAGACTGGACTGGTTGATCCCTGGGTAGAATAATGTTTTGATTAGCTGTATTGCACAAGGTGAAAATAACTTATCTTTTCACTTACTTCTCTGATTATTAGGGTATCAGTGGTACTCCATACCACAGACCCCCAGACTAGTTATAAACGTGGTTGGTGAAATGGCTGTCAGGAGCAACAAGAGCTTTGCATTAGCTAAAATCCAAAGTACCTACCTTCCTGAGCAGGTTGTACAGTCCACGTTGAGTTCTGCTTaacttgtttaattttattaatatgaCTGAACAAGTAACTTGGCCAACACAAAGCAACAACAGACTGAAACCTGTTTTATATTCTTTCCCCAAATAGACTCAACCAGTAATTAGTCTGAAATTTATCAAAGACAAATACATTCTAAGAAGCCATCTCTGTGTCATCAAAACAGCAAAGTTACATATATGAGAACTATaccatttctgtgaaaatagtAGAAACTGGAACAGCTTACCTCAGGCAGCACATCttctgaggcagaaaaaaagtacGTATAAACTATTAGTTCTGAAGCAActtcaatgtatttttcctgcaaaaatacaaacaatgtttttttaatttctgaacttTTAGTATGCTTCAAACAAAAGTCTTGTGTCATACCTTATCTtcaaacagtaattaaaaaatatggtTATGATGCAAGATTGTAAATACAGTTCAGTAAAcgtaaaaaagatattttattacAAGGAAGCACTTAATTctcttagaaaatattttaaactacaTCTGTGAATAGCCCGAAGAAGCACCTTTATTCAACCAAGCTTCACACCTTTAAAGGAGATTCACCACCAACATACACAAAGAGTACACGATGTCTCTTTTGTACATGCTCGAACATATGCTGGCTAGGAAGTGGCCTGATAAGAGGTctggcaggaagaaaaaaaaaaaggagaaagaaaaatctcagttgCTGCAagctgcaaaacacaaacaaataaaaatctccaAGAAAATGCCATactgtttttttgtggttttcttttaacaagTTCCCCAATGcaaattcatttaatttttcaaattattatttgtttcaactaaaagcaaaaaaactaaaaatccCCCCCACATAAACTTGTTATATTCCTCAAATAGCACccttaaatttgaaattaaCATCTTAGTACAAAATGCTGCTGCCGTGATGTAAATACACATGCCATTTACTGGctacagaatcatagaatggtttgggtgggaagggaccttgaagatcatctagcccaaccaACCACCCCTACCCCTGTCATGGGCAACCACCATCCACTAGACCAAGTTACTGAAAGTCCCATCCAACCgggccttgaacacttccaggaatggggcatccGCAGCTTCTCcgagcaacctgttccagtgcctcaccaccctcacagtaaagaatgtcttcctaatagctaatctaTATatatcctctttcagtttaaaaccattactccttATCTTGTCAGTTCAAGCTCTGATAAAAAGTCTCTCTCTACCTTTCTTATAAGCTCTTTTTATATAATGAAAGGCCACAACATGGTCTTCCCAGCTACAATAAGGTCTCAATCATTTGAGAGATAAAATTCTGAATGTAAGCACAGCAGTTAGAAAATGTGgtcttagaaataaataaacttaCAAAATTCTGGCAAATTGAGATCACTGATATTTCTAAACTACAGAAGTCTGAACAGTAATTAATATTATATACCTATATGAATGCTTCTTAATGATATTTAAGAACGAAGGAAAGAAATGCgattcttttttctccccaaagaTTACAGTCTATAACATTTTGAGGCCACAGGCCACTgtagggaagggagaaaaagccaGCAGAAATTGTTATGAATAATTCTGTAACAGTAATTTCCTTATGTTGCCAAATGCTGCTACTTTTCAGATGTCTAAGCACATATTAAACCGATTTCTAAGATAACTTTTGAGTATTACACAGATTCTGCCCTAGTACTGATGTCTATCAACCAGTATTTAGGTCAGTATTCTTGATTCCAGTTTCCATGAGTTTCATTGTTTATACGTTCTGATACTTTGAAAAGACCTTGGTTCTTGCACTGTAAAGAAGGCATTGTGACTATCCAGTCCCTACTTATCTTCTCCATGCCACTCCCCACCAGTCTCACATACAACCGCATGTATCATAGGTTTTAACTTCATGTCAAtgtcttgttcttttttaaataattcaatttttGGCCCATCCCAAAAATCCTACAGAAGTTTTAAGTCACCAAAACCAGTCTCACAGAAGAGTATACTTACCCTGCCACTCTATTAGCAAATTCAATTATATCATCTTTGGTTCTAGGTCCTCTATAGTTGTATGCCAAGTCACCTTTTAAGCTAGATAAataagaaagacagaagaagaaCGGAATTGAAATCAATTAAACTACATCTGCACATGTAGAATTAATCCTCATGTGTTTATTAGTCACTTTTTAGCAAGCAGTAAGCCaggtaatttttcaaataatcaAGTAAAAGAAGTGGTCAGCAAAATATAAAACTCAATAATACAATACAATTCAATTATGGAGTAATAAGAATTAACATtcttttgtgattatttttttttctagtgcaCAGCAATCATTTACTTTCTTAAACACACAGATCATTTGGAACATTTGCTTATGACCACACAAAGAACCCTCCacacccaacccaaaccccaaacattcGGTATTTATACTGCTTACGGCTTAGTCATAAAAGACAAACATATAAAGttctttactgcttttttaTAATGGAAAAGTATCAAATGACCTGCAAAACCATCTGAATTTACCTATTAagttaatattaattaatttaataagttaataataattaattaatattcaCTTCCATGAAGTGTTGGTCAGTTTACTGTACTCTGCCGATAGAGGATGTAGCACACTCACTTTGTAAGAATATTCAAGTAAGCTTTCCTAATTCTAACAGACTTTCTTTGAATCCTTATAGGTTTAGGAAactcacaggaaaaaagtaaacataaaCCCAGTTTTCAAAGCATCTCTATGCCATCAAAGTTTTCATCCTTAAAGATTAACACTAAGTGGTAGGATAGGTAACTGTTAGAAACCCAATGGGAAGCATTAACTTACAGCTTAATCGTTGGATAGCCTCGCACTCCAAATTCAGATGCAATACCTGAAAGAAACATGTTAAGGTCAAAGTGAACTAAGACTTTCTTGCTCTCCTACCTTAATCTTTAAACACAGTTTACTATGCAAGCCACATAAATAAGTGAGAAAACTTACAATTTAGTTCAGTATGAATTTTAACTTGCTTTCAAGAAGCTGCTGTTATGAAGCAGTATCATTAAATTTTGGACCTCTTTCAGAGGTACTGCAGGGTCCCAGCACTGGCTCTCAAATCATATGTCACAAGTCAAATGGCAGGAGAATCCTCTAAATAGACATGCTTGGTCAGTTTTCACCAGGTAGTATGCCTTTAATATGTACAAACAATTGGCTGAAAGCATCAGAGGCAAGAATTAAGTATCACGGATGTAGAATTGTAAATACTAATTCttataagaaatataaaataaaaataactaccCATGGGCTACAGTAATGGGTAACAAAAAAAGTGCAGTAAAATACTGTAGTAGTTACAAAAAAGtcaagtttttaaaacatattctgCAGAGGTAAATATCAACAGACATCAACTTCACCAGAAACAGACACTTTCTAAGCTATCAGTTACCTGCTGCTTACTGAAGTGGTAAAAAGTAAGACAACTGCAGAACTTTTTCCTCCACCTCACATTTGTTTAAAACCTTGTATCTTGCTCCCATTAATTAGAGAAGTACAATTTGCAACCACCTTTCCAGCTGTCAACATAGCAACTGCCACCTTAAACTACACTTGCCAGTCAGTTCAGTGTCTCCCAAAAGTTAAACTAAGTAGTCttcaaaaaaagctaaaataagtCTAAAATTCTGACAATGTTTGTGCAATTCCCTACTGAAAAACAACCCCTGCACACAAAAATCACCAAGATTCAATACTTTTAACATTAACATTCTGAAGCTACCAACCACatgcaaaagcagcaggcaTGGGAGGATTTGTGTGCAGCGCTCTGAGTAACAGTTTAGAAATCATGACCCTAAGGTTGCTTGCCTGGAGCAAAACCTTAACCATACAGAACTAAATAAAACTAGTGGCTCACCTACCAATATCTTAGTCAAAGGAGGCTGATCTAAGAAATATGTGTACAGAATCAATTTAATTCTGATCCTTTTCTCTCACAGTTATACTACACAGAACTAGAATGCATTAAAATGTGTATTAGAACATTCAATCACAAGAGCTGTTGACAGGCAGCTAATTTCTCCTTGCATAGCTCTTCAGCAGTCAGGAGAACCccaaaaaagacattttttaatatatttttttaaacagcctAGCCACGGAGATTATTAAAATCCACTCAACATCACGGAAGCGACTAATTTCTACCATCACCTTCACTTCTTGATATGAAGAACGCAGTATAGGCAAACAGCAGCAATTATGGTAGCCTCCAGTGTGACGTGTTTCTACTTTTGAGCACATTCAGTGAACTTCTGAGGCTAAGTCCCGTGAAAATTCAACTGATAACATGCCAGGTTGATATAACTGCTGTATCCTCATCCCTAACAGCTACCAGAGGCAACAGGTATTGGATGCTTTATATGTTCATCTAGGATGTCAATTCTCTGATGACAAGCTACCCAGAGTTCAGATTTTTCACGCTATTTCATATTCTTATTAGGAACACAAACTATGCAGAGCCAACCACTGAAGTTCCTTCTTAGTTACATGTGTATGCCcagctgcatttccttctgATGTTCTCAAGACTGAATTACTGAGAAGACATTAAGTAGAGTTGGCTGAGCTTTTCATATCCAGATGTTGTAAAATTTccactttcaaaataaaagcatgaaactATTTCAAAAGATTTATTGGACTCTATTCTTCATAAAACTGGTAACaaatctgagaagaaaaacatttcaagggCACAAAGAGACCCTTGCagtttttagtaatttttaaacatgtaaaaCCAAATTctagaacaaaacaaatgtttcaatTCTGTTCAGGTATCAAATACAAAATGTGGTATCAGGATGACAGatgcaaatatttcagagtAAAAGTTTATACAATGTGtatgatttaaaattttatacaCGACTGGAATATTAGAGATCCACCAGATCTATTCCCACTTTTGAAGTTAAATTCTTCCCcagacttatttttctttagcttctttAGCAAATAGGTATCTTTAAGATGAAACATGAGGTCAGATTTACATGGCTTTACGAAACAGTTACATACAATAAATTAGTGTTTGAGATAAAAATCATTTTGATGTCAAAAGGCCAAACTCTGCTACATGTAAGCACCGAAAAACTGGAGtatctttgaaaaaaagcattctgcataatattttatgtaaatgtGACAATCCTGAATGATCAGGATTAATGggtattaattaaaaacattacattATTAACTGAGCTTTATTACATACAGGTCTCACTTGGTCCCACTGCTCCCTATGTTCAATGTAGACATAAGTGAAATGACAATAAACAAGTACCCTAAAACTAAGAAAATACTGCGAAGCATGCAACAATTCTCTCATGTCTACCCAAACCACTTCTCTGAATACCtaaggttttgggttttctcTGAAAAGGTCAGCACATATGTAAGGCATCAtcaaaaaagcaagcattaaGATATCTGAAATTGATTCAAGACATTTACAGAGAAACATGGGGAGAAATTGGCTCAACACTGATGTAACGACTTCAGCGATTTCAGCAGGCTTTTGGTCTAACATCTTAAGGACTGATAACTGAAGAGAGTAACAGCAAGAGCTCAAGGACACTCCAACAGCAATACAAACACTAAAATCAGATATTGTCAAGAGACACACACCACAAAGATGCTTGTATAATGGTACTCCGAGAAGCGTATCAATAGCAGATCTTTGAAAAAATCTTTTACCTTCCATTTGTCAGGAAGAATTCCCTACACAAGCAGAAACAAGCGTGATAAAACCCACATACTACAGCATGTTGTCacttttagaaatgaaaagatCAGGAAATTGTTCTGCAATGACTGTTTGCATACATTTGCTATGATACAGAAGAATGACTTTAAGAAATGAAGAACAGTTTCAAAACAGTGTATGTCATGAAATTACCCCTAACCAAATCATACTTACTAGAAAAGGAAGTTGCATCCATCTTCCCAACTTTTACTGGAGAGCccatgtttttcatttctatacCCACTTCATTCCACACAGGCTCCAGTTTCTTGCAGTGGCCACACCAAGGTGCATAAAACTGAGAAGCAAATACAtttgatttaataaataaataaagggaggagagagagaagttAATGAAGAGAAATAATAAGAGAAGTTGATTCTACGATTAAGTCCCAAATAAATAGCAAGCCTTATTTTCCAGCAACTATTTTTACACAAGCACACTGTAAAATTGATCCCATTTTCTCAGGGTCAGTCAGAGCTGAAAGACTTCATTTCATCTTTCTGCCTACGTCTTGCTGCAACACCTCAGTGAAATTATTATCGAAGATATCAATGTTTTGGTATAACAAGATCAGATCACTACTTAACAAagctggattttgttttcctatacATTACCGATCAATTCTGAATCAGCACATATAGTTTTCATGACTCAAAACCTACAAACCTGAACTACACAATTTGATAATTACAGTTCATATTTAGGTTagctagaaaaaaatttcatctcATTCCCAAACAAGCTCAATCTAATAACTCTTTGCCTCTGAAATAAGGACCACTGCCTCAAGTGTGAGaggctttttttacttttctatcGTATTTGAAGTAAAAGCAGCCTCTCACGCTTGAGAGTGCTAAATATTAGAACACAAATTAATTGGTACAACTAGAGAACAGAACTATAAAATTTCTGAACAGAGGTTATCACCTCCTGACTGTAAGTGACAGGtaatctgcttttcttttttaaggacTATAAAATATAGAACGAAGGCTGTCAGCATGCAGTACTCCGTCTAAATCCTGGTTCATCCTGAACAATAGACAGATTGCTTATCCATCCTGTCAGAAGAATTACCattatgtaattttttctgCACCATGTACAAATGATCTTCCAAACAAAGAAGCAACCTTACTACAGAGTACAGCATTATAcagtttgttttgatttctacTAAGAGGTTTCCAATTTTTCTCATATACTCACATCCACGAGCCAAATATCATCTTTACGGTTTTCTTTA includes the following:
- the TMX3 gene encoding protein disulfide-isomerase TMX3 isoform X3, with the protein product MAAPGGRWRWLLGAAVVAHVLASGAGFVEDLDEAFKENRKDDIWLVDFYAPWCGHCKKLEPVWNEVGIEMKNMGSPVKVGKMDATSFSSIASEFGVRGYPTIKLLKGDLAYNYRGPRTKDDIIEFANRVAGPLIRPLPSQHMFEHVQKRHRVLFVYVGGESPLKEKYIEVASELIVYTYFFSASEDVLPEYVTLPELPAVLVFKDGTYFVYDGK